One window of Pseudomonadota bacterium genomic DNA carries:
- the guaA gene encoding glutamine-hydrolyzing GMP synthase — translation MSRSSASHGLVLIVDFGSQYTQLIARRLREQHVYCEIHPCTLDPDQARDLKPQAIILSGGPASVLAPGAPSLDPRLLLPGVPILGICYGMQLICKQLGGTVEASGQAEYGPAALRVSRPRGIFGGFEPGDALDVWMSHGDRVTALPPDFQALASSPGSPFAAVGDADGRIFGVQFHPEVNHTARGDEMLAAFLFDVARLAPTWTSGAFVESAVQRIRRQIGDAGAVCGLSGGVDSTVAAVLVSRAIGERLTCIFVDNGLLRHHEAHRIVHTFKDHLNLRVEHVDAGQRFLDALRDVGDPESKRKIIGRLFIEVFDEQAGRLGGVDFLVQGTLYPDVIESVPFAGGPSAIIKSHHNVGGLPERMKLSLVEPLRELFKDEVREVGAALGLPRQLLWRHPFPGPGLAVRCLGPVSEDKLRIVRDADEILDAEIRKAGLYDELWQSFCVLLPVRSVGVMGDDRTYDYIIAVRAVTSDDAMTADWARLPEHVLARISTRIINEVKGCNRVVYDISSKPPSTIEFE, via the coding sequence ATGAGCCGATCGTCCGCTTCACACGGGCTCGTCCTGATCGTTGATTTCGGCTCCCAGTACACTCAGCTGATCGCGCGCCGCCTGCGCGAACAACACGTGTACTGCGAGATCCACCCCTGCACGTTGGACCCGGATCAGGCGCGCGACCTCAAGCCCCAGGCCATCATCCTGTCCGGCGGGCCTGCAAGCGTACTGGCACCGGGGGCGCCCTCACTGGACCCGCGCTTGCTGCTGCCCGGTGTGCCCATCCTGGGCATTTGCTACGGTATGCAGCTCATCTGCAAGCAGCTTGGCGGCACGGTCGAGGCATCCGGGCAAGCGGAGTACGGACCGGCTGCGCTGCGCGTGAGCCGGCCCAGGGGTATTTTTGGAGGCTTCGAGCCCGGCGACGCCCTCGACGTCTGGATGAGCCACGGTGATCGTGTGACAGCTCTGCCGCCGGATTTCCAGGCGCTCGCAAGCAGCCCTGGCAGCCCGTTTGCAGCGGTCGGGGATGCGGACGGGCGCATCTTCGGTGTCCAGTTTCACCCCGAGGTCAATCATACTGCTCGCGGCGACGAGATGCTGGCGGCCTTCCTGTTCGACGTGGCCCGGCTCGCACCCACCTGGACGTCCGGTGCCTTTGTCGAGAGCGCAGTGCAACGTATTCGCCGCCAGATCGGTGACGCAGGCGCAGTCTGCGGACTGTCCGGCGGAGTGGACTCCACCGTGGCCGCGGTGCTTGTGTCTCGAGCGATCGGCGAGCGTCTGACGTGCATCTTCGTGGACAACGGCCTGCTGCGCCACCATGAGGCCCACCGCATCGTGCACACCTTCAAGGACCACCTCAACCTGCGTGTAGAGCACGTGGACGCCGGCCAGCGTTTCTTGGACGCGTTGCGCGACGTCGGCGATCCCGAGAGCAAGCGCAAGATCATTGGACGGCTGTTCATCGAGGTGTTCGACGAGCAAGCCGGCAGGCTGGGCGGCGTGGATTTCCTGGTGCAGGGAACCCTGTACCCCGACGTCATCGAGAGCGTTCCCTTCGCCGGCGGGCCGAGCGCAATCATCAAGAGTCACCACAACGTGGGCGGTCTTCCCGAGCGCATGAAGCTCTCGCTGGTCGAGCCGCTCCGCGAGCTTTTCAAGGACGAGGTGCGTGAAGTCGGTGCGGCACTCGGACTGCCGCGGCAGCTGTTGTGGAGGCATCCCTTTCCAGGGCCCGGTCTGGCGGTTCGCTGCCTGGGACCGGTCAGCGAGGACAAGCTCCGCATCGTGCGCGACGCCGATGAGATCCTGGACGCGGAAATCCGCAAGGCCGGTCTGTACGACGAGCTGTGGCAGTCCTTTTGCGTGCTGCTGCCGGTGCGAAGCGTGGGCGTCATGGGAGACGACCGCACCTACGATTACATCATTGCCGTACGTGCGGTCACTTCCGACGATGCGATGACTGCAGACTGGGCCCGCCTGCCCGAGCATGTCCTTGCCCGGATCTCGACACGGATCATCAACGAGGTGAAGGGCTGCAATCGCGTAGTCTACGACATCTCCTCCAAGCCACCGTCCACCATCGAGTTCGAATGA
- the guaB gene encoding IMP dehydrogenase encodes MTDLAAIAQGLTFDDVLLVPCYSDFAPREADVRCRFTRELQLSVPFVSSAMDTVTEWRAAVAMAREGGLGVLHRNLSPAEQARQVQKVKRAESGMVVDPVTIGPQQTLHEGLELMRRHNISGLPVVGDDRRPVGILTSRDIRFELNLSQPVERLMTRELVSVQPNVSQAAARELLHAHRIEKLPVVAKDGTLIGLITFKDLMQAERYPSASKDELGRLRVGAALGVGSDRAERAEALVQAGVDVLVIDTAHGHSKNVIDSVRATRVEHPRHQIVAGNVGTAEGAQAIIEAGADAVKVGIGPGSICTTRVIAGVGVPQITAIRDCARAAAKHDVPVIADGGIKYSGDSVKAIAAGAHTVMIGSMLAGTDESPGELVLYQGRTYKSYRGMGSLGAMKKGSKDRYAQGDVADPEKLVPEGIEGRVPHRGPLSAVIHQLVGGLKAGMGYTGCRTLDELRQRARFLRQSPQGLRESHVHDVVVTEEAPNYRLERS; translated from the coding sequence ATGACCGATCTAGCCGCGATAGCTCAGGGTCTGACCTTCGACGACGTGCTCCTCGTGCCGTGCTACAGCGATTTCGCGCCACGGGAAGCCGACGTCCGTTGCCGCTTCACGCGCGAGCTTCAGCTCAGCGTGCCCTTCGTCTCGAGCGCGATGGACACCGTGACCGAGTGGCGCGCCGCAGTGGCGATGGCCCGCGAGGGTGGCTTGGGCGTCCTGCATCGCAATCTCAGCCCGGCGGAACAGGCGCGGCAGGTACAGAAGGTCAAGCGTGCCGAGAGCGGCATGGTCGTCGACCCCGTGACCATCGGGCCGCAACAGACCCTGCACGAAGGGCTCGAGCTGATGCGCCGGCACAACATCTCAGGGCTGCCTGTGGTGGGAGACGACCGGCGGCCGGTAGGCATCTTGACGAGCCGCGACATCCGCTTCGAGCTGAATCTGTCGCAGCCCGTCGAACGCCTGATGACCCGCGAGCTGGTCAGCGTGCAGCCCAACGTGTCTCAGGCGGCGGCGCGCGAGCTGCTCCACGCCCATCGGATCGAGAAGCTGCCCGTGGTGGCCAAGGACGGCACGCTCATCGGCCTCATCACGTTCAAGGACCTCATGCAGGCGGAACGCTATCCGAGCGCCAGCAAGGACGAGCTTGGACGCCTTCGGGTAGGGGCCGCGCTGGGTGTGGGGTCCGACCGCGCCGAACGTGCCGAAGCCTTGGTCCAGGCCGGCGTAGACGTGCTGGTGATCGACACCGCGCACGGCCACTCGAAGAACGTGATCGACTCGGTGCGCGCGACCCGGGTCGAGCATCCCCGGCATCAGATCGTCGCCGGCAACGTGGGTACGGCGGAGGGTGCGCAAGCGATCATCGAAGCGGGCGCCGATGCAGTCAAGGTCGGCATCGGCCCAGGCTCGATTTGCACCACGCGTGTGATCGCGGGGGTCGGCGTGCCGCAGATTACCGCCATTCGCGATTGCGCCCGGGCGGCAGCCAAACACGATGTCCCCGTGATCGCCGACGGTGGCATCAAGTACTCGGGTGATAGCGTCAAGGCGATCGCGGCAGGCGCGCACACCGTGATGATCGGTTCCATGCTGGCGGGTACCGACGAGTCCCCCGGCGAGCTCGTGCTCTATCAAGGGCGGACCTACAAGAGCTACCGTGGCATGGGTTCGCTGGGAGCCATGAAAAAGGGCTCGAAGGATCGCTACGCGCAGGGGGACGTGGCCGACCCCGAAAAGCTCGTGCCCGAAGGCATCGAGGGCCGGGTGCCGCATCGGGGGCCCTTGTCGGCGGTGATCCACCAGCTGGTAGGTGGACTCAAAGCAGGCATGGGCTACACCGGTTGCCGCACGCTCGACGAGCTGCGTCAAAGGGCGCGGTTTCTGCGCCAGTCTCCGCAGGGCCTGCGCGAGAGCCATGTTCACGACGTGGTGGTGACCGAGGAAGCGCCCAACTACCGCCTTGAAAGGTCATGA